TGCTGGATGAAATTGAGCAAGAACTGGGCTTGCAAACCTACGCGGTCAACTGGCCGATCGGGATGGGCGATCGCTTCCGAGGCGTGTTTGATCGACGGGAGCAAAAAATCCACCTATTCGAGCGCAGTGCTCACGGTAGCCGAGAGGCCAGTGTAACCACCGTAGATTTGGGCGACCCCCGAATTGAAGAGCTACTAGAACAAGAACTCTACTACCAACTCAAAGAAGATCTAGAAGTGATTGAGGGGGTAGGGCCAGAGCTAGATTTAGAGCTGGTACACCAAGGCAAAATGACGCCCGTGTTCTTTGGCAGCGCTATGACCAACTTTGGGGTGGAGCCGTTCTTGAATGCTTTCTTGGACTACGCCCTCAAGCCTGGGCCTCATCACAGTACGGTGGGTGAGGTGGAGCCTACCTATCCAGAGTTTTCGGGTTTTGTCTTCAAGTTGCAAGCCAACATGGACCCCAGACACCGCGATCGCATCGCCTTTGTGCGGGTCTGCTCTGGCAAGTTTGAAAAAGATATGACCGTGAACCATGCCCGTTCTGGCAAAACGGTGCGTCTGTCGCGTCCCCAAAAGCTATTTGCTCAAGAACGCGAATCGATCGATGCGGCTTACCCCGGTGATGTGATCGGTCTCAACAACCCTGGAGCGTTTGCGATCGGAGACACGATTTATCTGGGCCAGAAGCTAGAGTACGCAGGGATTCCTTGTTTCTCACCCGAACTCTTCGCTTACCTGAAAAACCCCAACCCCTCTAAGTTTAAGCAGTTCCACAAAGGTGTGTCGGAGCTGCGCGAAGAAGGAGCGGTGCAGATCATGTTTTCGGCGGATGAAGCCAAGCGTGACCCGATCTTAGCGGCAGTAGGGCAACTGCAATTTGAAGTGGTGCAGTTCCGATTGCAAAATGAGTACAACGTGGAAACCCAGATAGAACTTCTACCTTACAGTGTGGCTCGTTGGGTGACGGGAGGCTGGGACGCTTTGCAAAAAGTGGGTCGCTTGTTTAATACGGTCACGGTGAAAGATTCTTGGGGCCGTCCTGTGTTGCTCTTCCGCAATGAGTGGAATTGCCAGCAAGTAGAGGGGGAGCACCCGGAGTTAAAATTAAGCACGATCGCTCCCGTAGTTTCTGGGCAAGAACCTATCTCCACTTGATGTTATGTTGGAGCGGATTATGGCAGCAGCATCTGTATGTCTAGTTCCGACCCTTCTGCATCTAACCAGCCATCTACCAACGCGACGCTGAAAGCAGGCTTAACTGCCCTAAAGCAGGGAGATTACCTCACCGCCATCTCTCTGCTAGAGCGTTGTGCCAACTTTTCTCCTAATCAGGTTGCGCCACCTCCACCCAATACCCCAACTAGCTTGCAAGCTCAGATTGGGTTAGTAACCGCTTATGAGCGTCAAGGTCTGACTCAGCAAGCGATCGCCCTCTGCCAAACCCTCACCCAAACGCCTAACCCTCAGGCAAAAGCTTGGGCCGAAAAAACGTTAGCTAGTTTCATCCAACGCTATCCCGCAGTTGGATCATCTGCTGAGTTGCCACCCTCCACCTCAGCAGCACCCGAGGCTCCATCTACAATCTCTGATGCTAGCGGCGCTGGATTTGTCCCGCTTGATACCGCTCCCACTCGCAAAACTGCTCGAACTAGTAAGCTGCGTCCTCAAACCGCTTCAGTTAGTCAACCACGATCGCAACCTACGGCTGCCTCTACCTCTACACCACCCACTGAAACGTTTTCTGGGGGCAATGAAAATCCAGATCCAGTTTTAGTGACCTCAGCAGCGTCAACAGAACCTCATGAGTGGAAACAAGCAGGTCGGGCGCAAAAGTGGCAACCGCTGAGCAAACTAAAACTCACCCGTTTTTGGCTCTTGCAAGCAGGTAGCGCGATCGCCTTTTTGGCCTTGGCATTATTTATCCTACGCTTCTCTATGCGAGCTACCAACTGGCTGTTGGTTAAGCTACCGTTTGTCCAGCCGATCCAACTGCTCTACCGCGATCCAACTGTCATTTTTATCCTGGGAGCGGGGCTGATGTTAGCCTTGCTGCCTTGGCTGATGGATGCGCTACTCAAGTTTTTATATGGCTTGCAACCCCTATCAACCGCGACTTTAGCCACCTATAGCCCAGAAGCGACTAGAGTATTGAGCCGTCTGTCTCGGCAGAAAAATCTTCCAGCTCCAGCCTTAAGAGTTTTGCCAACTGCCGCTCCCATCGCTCTCACCTATGGCTCTCTGCCCCGCTTTGCCCGCATTGCTGTCAGTCAAGGGCTGCTGGAACAACTAACAGACGACGAAATTGCCGCCATCTACACCGGAGAAATTGCTCACATTGCCCATTGGGATTTTGCCGTGATGTCCTGGGCAGTGCTGCTGCTGCAAATTCCCTACACCCTGTATTGGCAGGTAGCAAATTGGGGCGATCGCTTGGAAGCTCGTAGAAAGCAAGCACAGCGACAAAATACGGCCTTGTTTTACCTCTTCACGGTGCTGGTCTACATCATTGCTGCCTTTTCCAGCCTTAACTATGGCATCTATTGGCTACTCCGCTGGCCGCTGTTGTGGCTGTCTCGTCAGCGGCTCTACTACAGCGATCGCTTAGCCGCTGAATTTACTGGCAATCCTAACGGCCTTACCAGAGCCTTACTCAAAACCGCGATCGGGGTAGCTCAAGATGTGCAACAGCAACAACAAACCAGCTATGTCCTCGAAGGCTTTAATTTTTTAGCACCTCTCGATTACAAAACCGCGCTGACAGTCGGTAGCTTCTACCCCGCTGTTTCCTTTGAGGCACTTCTAGAGTGGGACCGCACCAACCCCTACCGCCATTGGCTCAATATCAACCAATCTCATCCTTTATTCGGCGATCGCCTGCAACTCCTGAGTTCTTACGCTCGTCACTGGCGACTCGACTCTGAGCTAAACTTTGCCAGTTCCAGTCAAGTCTCTACGCCTAAACTAACGTGGCGGCAATGGCTAGCTCGCTATGGACAACGCCTAGCCCTCCAAGGTGCTCCGTTCTGGGGCCTTGTGCTAGGAGTCGCGATCGGACTGGGAATTTGGTTGATTGCTGCGATCGGTGAGTTCTTGGGTTTTTGGAATCTATTTTGGTTGGTAGGAGATTGGGCCGTACTCATTGGTTGTCTACCGTTGGGCTTAAGCTTAGGAATTTTTATTCGCATCAATCCCTTCTTTCCAGACATCACCCCAACTGCGCTCCGAGTCACCCCTCCACTCTCCGCGCTGATCGTTAATTCCGCGCTTCTACCCATCGACAGTAAACCTGTGCAACTCCAAGGCAAATTGTTGGGTCGTACCGGGCTAGCTAATTGGTTGAGCCAAAGCTTAATCCTGCAAACGGAAACTGGATTAGTACCGCTCCATCACATTTCAGCTGTAGGGCCGCTGGGGGCATTTTGGGCGCGATCGCCGCACCCTCGTGACTTGGTTCATCAAACCGTAACCGCTAAAGGTTGGTTCCATCGCGGTGCCACTCCCTGGATTGATCTAGAAACTCTACGAACCCTAGGTGGCAAAACCAGTTCTAGCAACCATCCAATTTGGTCTACCTTGCTAGCTGGGATAGCCGCCTGTGTAGGTACTTATATTCTGTTGTTTATTGGCGGATACTAGTAACATTTACTTATTGATTTTTTTGCTGCCATCTGAATCTATGTGAAGGAAAGCTGTACTAATCTCGAAGCTTATGTTACATTTCTTTACAGAGAGATCCGATTTACCGAAGACGTGGCTCAGCCCTTAACAATGGCAGTTTTTACAGCAAACCGTCTTGGTGTCAGGTTTTCTTCCTCCCAACACAGCAAGCTCGACCAGCCGTAGCCATCGGCTGGTTTTTATTGCAACAGACTAGAAACATACGTTCGTGTTGCGTCAATCTATTGGTATATTCAAAGCTTGCTGTGCCGCTCTACCGACAAAGATCTGGCTCAAGTCTGAAACTTACGATTTTACCTAGCTGCGTATCTAAGGCCGTGATACCTTAATGAATGGCATAGAAATCCTGGAAAAGCAGTTTAAACAGAAAATACTCGAACATAGGCCTCCAGTCATAATTAAAAACCCACAACCATAATGAAGTTCAACTTGCTCTTTTTGGGAGTGCACAGCATTGGATGAAGGGTACTGGACAGCTTTTTTGAGGCGAGAGCTGTGTTTTCGATGTTAGCGAGGGGAGTACAAGGCGTAGCTATTAGTAGAGTCGTCTATCAAGGCAATCTCTCGCCAAATGTGTGAGATTAATGCTTTCAAGCAAGTTTATCTGAACCGATGTCTGGAGGTATCTTTCATGTCTATCCGTCTATATGTGGGCAATTTACCAAAAGAAGTGGAGCGTCAAGAGCTAGCAGCAGTATTTGCTGAAGCGGGCGATTCTGTCTCTACCAAGGTTATCACTGACCGCAAAACAGGCAAGTGTCGTGGTTTCGGTTTTGTGACTGTCAAAACCGATGAGCAAGCCGATGAAATTATTGAAAAGTACAACGGCTTCATGCTCAAGGACTGTGCTCTAAAAATTGAGAAAGCATTGCCTCGTGCCAAAGGTAAGGGTGACGAGCAGGGTGAAGAAAGCAGCAGCGATGTTAGCCCTAGCGCTCCCCCCACCGCTAGCCGTCGCAGCAAGGGTAACAGCAGCAACAACAATAAATCGCGGAGAGTGGCAGCTACCACCTCAATCGATAGTGATGCTGTCCAACCTGATCCACGTTGGGCTCAAGACCTAGAAAAGTTAAAGCAACTTTTGGCGGCTCAAGCGACTAACTAAAGCCGCGTGCGGTAGCTATCCATCTCACAGCCATCGTGTTTCAGGATTAAAGACAGGTGAGATTTACGAATCACCCGTCACAACTAAAAAGCTACCGAAGCTAAAGCTGGGAAGCCCTAGTTTTTGCTTCGGTAGTTGTGTTGTATTTAGGCAATGTCTAAGGCAGTTGTTGCTTGAGCTGACTCATCTGAGCTGAGTCAAGGGTGACTTGTACTACCACTTTTTGGCGATCGTCTCGTAGTGTCAGTAAGTAGTTATCTCCGCTGGGGGCTACTTGCCACTGAGGATTTTTCATAGTTACTGTCTGAAAAGCAACCTGCGGCAACTCGACTCGAATCACCACTTCTTTTTGCGACTGCGGGAAAATGTAGAGCCGCTGATGCAATTGGTCTAATTCCAGTTTATGAACTGTGGTACTGCGCTCTTGAGGGGAATCCGGTTTTTGCCAATAGAGAGTGATGCCACGAATGGCAGGATTCACGAATAAAAACTTTTCGTCAAAGCGCTGGGGCTCCCAGTTGAGGTTGGCTGCCTCCGCAGTTGCAGGCATCAACCGTTGTTGCCAAAGAATCTCTTTGCCATTGAGGTTTTGCCACCACTGACTAATGGTGGCAAAGTGATTACTGTTTTCAGGGCTGTTGCTGCCGTACTGCCAAACGGTTCTTAGTTCCATGATCGGCCTCGCTGCAATGGGTGCGGCAATTTCTAGAGAAATCGCTGTTCACTATTCTGTCTCCAGTGTGACTTCTCCCAGCGCTGACTCTACGAGTACAGCACGGGCTTCTCAGGATCGCTCTTGAGACTTTCGAGCTTCATAGCCAGTTGTCTAGATATTGTTTCCAATACCCCCGACACCTCGGCTCCACTCGCAATTTCAACACCCGATAGACCACGGGCTTCTAT
Above is a window of Trichocoleus desertorum ATA4-8-CV12 DNA encoding:
- the prfC gene encoding peptide chain release factor 3, producing MSTDSLALDKSLQVELETEIERRRNFAIISHPDAGKTTLTEKLLLYGGAIHEAGAVKARRAQRKATSDWMEMEQQRGISITSTVLQFAYKDCHINLLDTPGHQDFSEDTYRTLAAADNAVMLVDAAKGLEPQTRKLFEVCKLRSLPIFTFINKLDRPGREPLELLDEIEQELGLQTYAVNWPIGMGDRFRGVFDRREQKIHLFERSAHGSREASVTTVDLGDPRIEELLEQELYYQLKEDLEVIEGVGPELDLELVHQGKMTPVFFGSAMTNFGVEPFLNAFLDYALKPGPHHSTVGEVEPTYPEFSGFVFKLQANMDPRHRDRIAFVRVCSGKFEKDMTVNHARSGKTVRLSRPQKLFAQERESIDAAYPGDVIGLNNPGAFAIGDTIYLGQKLEYAGIPCFSPELFAYLKNPNPSKFKQFHKGVSELREEGAVQIMFSADEAKRDPILAAVGQLQFEVVQFRLQNEYNVETQIELLPYSVARWVTGGWDALQKVGRLFNTVTVKDSWGRPVLLFRNEWNCQQVEGEHPELKLSTIAPVVSGQEPIST
- a CDS encoding M48 family metalloprotease, translating into MSSSDPSASNQPSTNATLKAGLTALKQGDYLTAISLLERCANFSPNQVAPPPPNTPTSLQAQIGLVTAYERQGLTQQAIALCQTLTQTPNPQAKAWAEKTLASFIQRYPAVGSSAELPPSTSAAPEAPSTISDASGAGFVPLDTAPTRKTARTSKLRPQTASVSQPRSQPTAASTSTPPTETFSGGNENPDPVLVTSAASTEPHEWKQAGRAQKWQPLSKLKLTRFWLLQAGSAIAFLALALFILRFSMRATNWLLVKLPFVQPIQLLYRDPTVIFILGAGLMLALLPWLMDALLKFLYGLQPLSTATLATYSPEATRVLSRLSRQKNLPAPALRVLPTAAPIALTYGSLPRFARIAVSQGLLEQLTDDEIAAIYTGEIAHIAHWDFAVMSWAVLLLQIPYTLYWQVANWGDRLEARRKQAQRQNTALFYLFTVLVYIIAAFSSLNYGIYWLLRWPLLWLSRQRLYYSDRLAAEFTGNPNGLTRALLKTAIGVAQDVQQQQQTSYVLEGFNFLAPLDYKTALTVGSFYPAVSFEALLEWDRTNPYRHWLNINQSHPLFGDRLQLLSSYARHWRLDSELNFASSSQVSTPKLTWRQWLARYGQRLALQGAPFWGLVLGVAIGLGIWLIAAIGEFLGFWNLFWLVGDWAVLIGCLPLGLSLGIFIRINPFFPDITPTALRVTPPLSALIVNSALLPIDSKPVQLQGKLLGRTGLANWLSQSLILQTETGLVPLHHISAVGPLGAFWARSPHPRDLVHQTVTAKGWFHRGATPWIDLETLRTLGGKTSSSNHPIWSTLLAGIAACVGTYILLFIGGY
- a CDS encoding RNA-binding protein — protein: MSIRLYVGNLPKEVERQELAAVFAEAGDSVSTKVITDRKTGKCRGFGFVTVKTDEQADEIIEKYNGFMLKDCALKIEKALPRAKGKGDEQGEESSSDVSPSAPPTASRRSKGNSSNNNKSRRVAATTSIDSDAVQPDPRWAQDLEKLKQLLAAQATN